One Numenius arquata chromosome 10, bNumArq3.hap1.1, whole genome shotgun sequence DNA segment encodes these proteins:
- the DNAJC12 gene encoding dnaJ homolog subfamily C member 12, with the protein MDAILNCRPDDLEDYYNLLGCDELSTVEQILAEFKIKALECHPDKHPGNPKAVENFQKLQQAKEILSNEESRAHYDYWRRSKITIPFQQWEALSKSVKTSMHWAVQSKKDQMLEAPDLNNSNNITNEIWTQRTENNADGLSDENREQEDVAIPDVKPESSKNPDSPRFSEANYWHLRFRWSGDAPSDLLRKFRNYEI; encoded by the exons ATGGATGCGATTCTGAACTGCAGACCGGATGACTTGGAAGATTACTACAACTTGCTAGGATGCGATGAACTCTCTACG GTGGAACAAATTCTTGCAGAATTTAAGATTAAAGCCCTTGAATGTCATCCTGACAAACATCCTGGAAACCCCAAAGCAG TGGAGAATTTCCAGAAGCTACAGCAAGCTAAGGAGATTCTTTCTAATGAAGAGAGTCGAGCGCATTATGATTACTGGCGACGGAGTAAAATTACCATTCCGTTCCAGCAGTGGGAGGCTCTGAGCAAGTCTGTGAAAACG tcAATGCACTGGGCTGTCCAAAGCAAGAAGGACCAAATGCTGGAAGCTCCTGACTTGAATAACAGCAACAACATAACTAACGAGATTTGGACCCAACGTACTGAAAACAATGCAGATGGATTGTCAGATGAGAACAGGGAGCAAGAAGATGTTGCAATTCCTGATGTGAAACCAGAGTCTTCAAAGAATCCAGACTCCCCAA gatTTTCAGAGGCAAATTACTGGCACTTGCGTTTCCGCTGGTCGGGCGACGCTCCATCAGATCTTCTGAGGAAATTCAGAAACTACGAGATCTGA